A single genomic interval of Shewanella psychropiezotolerans harbors:
- a CDS encoding MSHA biogenesis protein MshP, with translation MSPNMNRRTQISFQGFATTSPAKQQGSALVIGIFVITVMFLMASALINVLEDADEQVNLEVWGTRALAAANSGADSALAQLFPLDASTAICAATSDWAVPDVPGFHACRVALTCNAMLVDTVNHYRITSSATCETGDCDNDNGNCLRVNRQVEVEARD, from the coding sequence ATGTCCCCTAATATGAATCGACGTACTCAAATATCATTTCAAGGGTTTGCAACTACTAGTCCAGCTAAGCAGCAGGGCAGTGCCTTGGTGATTGGTATTTTTGTGATTACTGTGATGTTTTTAATGGCGTCAGCTTTGATTAATGTTCTTGAGGATGCCGATGAACAGGTAAATCTGGAAGTATGGGGAACCCGCGCGTTAGCGGCGGCTAACTCAGGCGCAGATAGTGCCCTTGCACAACTGTTCCCTTTAGATGCATCTACTGCAATTTGTGCTGCTACCAGTGACTGGGCGGTACCGGATGTGCCGGGTTTTCATGCCTGTAGAGTCGCTTTGACCTGTAACGCTATGCTAGTAGATACGGTAAATCACTATCGGATAACCAGTAGCGCAACCTGTGAAACAGGAGATTGTGACAATGATAATGGCAACTGTTTGAGAGTAAACCGCCAGGTGGAGGTAGAAGCCCGTGATTAA
- a CDS encoding DUF6701 domain-containing protein, with protein sequence MAQLPAERVNFSQCKSNSNNNIGPPSNGNPTIDVPEGEYGDVKLEGGSNRTIRFTTVDGIYKLKTLQAKSGRLELSSGQYWIGNLEINQGVTIVFPSTGTVSFFIDGGYDIVNDDSPADPTRFLIYSYDDIKLMGGLNLNAYLVGEDDVLLEGSSTLNGAVTSEEIELKGGAVINFINRTGEINVIPDCNAEPVLPVVPLQCPAEQAGVAGITYRTYDATNWKPGQYTSPVDHDDFNDLVATVKTTINQLGESIESRIEGYGVNISPHSNQGDNYAGIFEGYLDVPETGNYTFGIDGDDSIELLIDDQVVVGFYGLHGQCGWPCRTGDIALAQGTHKIEMRFHEATGAEAYHLYWQPPSASSPVKVPESAYLTCPFPQFEFGRVSLGSGSAVINFENSYATAPVVMLMPTIDGETPTNDGPSSVRLVSSSATTANISQNDPPGNRVSADDMPEVDYFVMESGYRFLARGKALQAGKIETEKYQGKRLPSSGRGYEDVSFWHKFGAKPAMVGQTLTRENNRFITTVINNVSSQGDEFDIAIEASEVNGSITQDETLGYVAGLGSGSLQVNGEVILYEFDYALNHSAGGSTRTLTQQCAYSTNYENTYPSQPYLIANKNSRRGGDGGWIRRCRQENFANSVSFVVDEDQLLDAERNHLAEDIGYFAFEAVAEPPATNHYRIEFSSGAISCAAKDILIRACANTDCTAETSVLSTVDLTKNGGVYSTINFTGHTIPPTSLWHTDGGVVVVGLGATAPSGSYRCFIDGTEVLDIDQCKLVYEDTGFYFDVPNTSSCKDTASFELFAVKKDSQTQECVPLFSNQTKAIDFNFEYKKPSSVSNEASLILSSLHVPTAIVSIDGGDTKSLNVSFDTNGKAELKANYPEAGVVTLKASHIHSVNTPNGTEELLLEYSDDFTAAPAGFHFFNISSNKTCIGGDPYGANCEVFAKAGEDFNMGMKAVCWESDGDTDFSNNTALQNFQLDNIGITAKVDQPSTGSDGSFGDTSINFDLITGETSETIVQSWSEVGTVTASLSQDLNYEGVTITQDKSSSEVFGRFTPAYLEIIGNTPEISHACGSFTYIYQPFSFLSGTEPKIQAIGKSTSSSVTSNYQIDPWWRYKDKDSSEQNRWSGRSYSDNSSIATVDDRDEPALSGTVMFSSEPAAYLAGAQVNYLRTASAVAPFNALFNLNLLALDVTDDDGICFQSDANSQCIGFTFTDIGKDKSMQQRYGRMILENGYGPESESLRLPIRTEYVGSVAESVPTWVVNDEDQCSIYNTASSSDNGETVTTGMNMQFPTGFPSITAHSNDELTLQSGIIQSGINQIYFTVPNATGVVPLKQHVAPWLKWYWNYDASNVNGLYDPRASAFFGTYRGHDKVIYWREVN encoded by the coding sequence TTGGCCCAACTTCCAGCAGAAAGAGTGAACTTCTCTCAGTGTAAATCCAATAGTAATAACAATATAGGCCCGCCTAGTAATGGCAACCCTACCATCGATGTTCCAGAAGGGGAGTATGGCGATGTAAAGTTGGAAGGCGGCTCTAATAGAACCATACGTTTTACTACTGTCGATGGTATATACAAGCTAAAAACATTGCAGGCTAAGAGTGGTCGCCTAGAGTTATCTTCGGGTCAGTATTGGATTGGAAATTTAGAAATTAATCAAGGTGTTACAATTGTCTTCCCCTCTACAGGTACGGTAAGCTTTTTTATTGATGGGGGCTACGACATAGTAAATGATGACTCCCCTGCAGATCCTACTCGTTTTTTAATTTATTCCTATGATGATATCAAACTCATGGGAGGCCTTAACCTTAATGCATACCTTGTAGGTGAGGACGATGTTTTATTGGAGGGAAGTTCAACGCTTAACGGTGCAGTTACGAGTGAAGAGATTGAATTAAAAGGTGGCGCAGTTATTAATTTTATCAATCGAACTGGTGAAATTAATGTTATTCCAGATTGTAATGCAGAGCCTGTATTACCGGTTGTGCCATTGCAATGCCCAGCAGAACAAGCTGGAGTTGCTGGGATAACTTATCGTACTTATGACGCGACAAACTGGAAGCCTGGGCAATATACCAGTCCGGTCGATCACGATGACTTTAATGACCTTGTTGCTACGGTTAAAACCACGATCAACCAGCTAGGTGAATCTATAGAGTCACGAATTGAAGGATATGGTGTCAACATCAGTCCCCATTCTAATCAGGGTGATAACTATGCAGGCATCTTTGAAGGTTACTTAGATGTGCCTGAAACGGGTAATTATACCTTTGGCATTGATGGTGATGATTCGATAGAGCTCTTGATTGACGATCAAGTTGTGGTCGGGTTTTATGGTCTACATGGCCAATGTGGTTGGCCGTGTCGAACCGGAGATATTGCATTAGCTCAGGGAACACATAAAATCGAGATGCGTTTTCATGAAGCTACTGGTGCTGAGGCGTATCACCTGTATTGGCAGCCACCTTCGGCATCAAGTCCAGTAAAAGTACCCGAGTCGGCATATCTAACCTGCCCATTTCCTCAATTTGAATTTGGTCGGGTCAGCTTGGGCAGCGGAAGCGCTGTCATTAATTTTGAAAATAGCTATGCAACAGCACCTGTGGTAATGCTGATGCCTACCATTGATGGAGAAACTCCCACCAACGATGGCCCTTCTAGCGTAAGGCTAGTTTCGAGTAGTGCTACTACTGCGAATATCTCTCAAAATGACCCTCCGGGTAACCGAGTATCGGCCGATGATATGCCTGAGGTGGATTATTTTGTGATGGAGTCTGGTTATCGTTTCTTAGCTCGGGGCAAGGCGCTGCAAGCGGGAAAGATAGAGACGGAAAAGTATCAAGGTAAGCGACTGCCTTCTTCAGGAAGAGGATATGAAGATGTTAGTTTCTGGCATAAGTTTGGCGCTAAGCCTGCTATGGTCGGACAAACGTTAACACGAGAAAATAATCGATTTATTACCACTGTGATAAATAATGTGAGTTCACAAGGTGACGAATTTGATATTGCCATCGAAGCATCAGAGGTGAATGGTTCGATAACTCAAGATGAAACCTTAGGTTATGTTGCCGGGTTAGGTTCAGGCTCCTTGCAGGTCAATGGCGAGGTCATCTTGTACGAGTTTGACTATGCACTCAATCACAGTGCGGGGGGCAGTACTCGCACACTGACGCAGCAATGTGCTTATTCGACGAACTATGAAAATACCTACCCAAGTCAACCTTACCTAATCGCAAATAAGAATTCTCGTCGTGGAGGCGATGGTGGTTGGATCAGACGCTGCCGCCAGGAAAATTTTGCTAACTCTGTTAGCTTTGTGGTTGATGAAGATCAACTGTTGGATGCAGAGCGCAATCACCTTGCTGAAGATATTGGTTACTTTGCCTTTGAAGCTGTTGCAGAGCCACCAGCGACAAACCATTACCGTATAGAATTCTCATCTGGCGCAATTAGCTGCGCGGCAAAGGATATACTTATTCGTGCTTGTGCTAATACTGATTGTACTGCTGAAACTTCAGTTTTATCCACTGTTGACTTGACCAAAAATGGTGGCGTCTACAGTACGATTAACTTTACTGGACATACAATACCTCCCACATCGCTCTGGCATACTGACGGTGGAGTTGTAGTCGTAGGTCTTGGTGCTACAGCTCCGTCCGGTTCTTATCGTTGTTTTATAGATGGCACAGAGGTGTTAGATATTGATCAATGTAAATTAGTTTATGAAGATACTGGTTTTTACTTTGATGTGCCTAATACTAGCTCTTGCAAAGATACTGCTAGCTTTGAATTGTTTGCAGTGAAAAAGGACTCTCAGACACAAGAATGTGTCCCCCTTTTCAGTAATCAAACTAAAGCAATAGATTTTAACTTTGAGTACAAAAAACCTAGCTCTGTTAGTAATGAGGCTTCATTGATACTTAGTAGTTTGCATGTGCCAACAGCTATTGTAAGCATTGATGGTGGTGATACAAAGAGTTTAAATGTGAGCTTTGATACGAATGGTAAAGCCGAGTTAAAGGCAAATTACCCAGAAGCTGGGGTGGTCACGTTAAAAGCATCTCATATTCATAGTGTGAACACTCCTAATGGTACCGAAGAGCTGCTACTTGAATATTCAGATGATTTTACCGCTGCTCCTGCTGGTTTTCATTTCTTTAATATAAGTAGTAATAAGACTTGTATTGGCGGCGACCCATACGGTGCCAACTGTGAGGTGTTCGCTAAAGCTGGTGAAGATTTTAATATGGGAATGAAGGCTGTTTGTTGGGAGTCTGATGGCGACACAGACTTTAGTAATAATACTGCACTACAAAACTTTCAGTTGGACAATATAGGAATTACAGCAAAAGTAGATCAGCCATCTACAGGTAGTGATGGTAGTTTTGGAGATACTTCAATTAACTTTGATCTTATTACTGGGGAGACTTCGGAAACTATAGTTCAAAGTTGGAGTGAGGTGGGAACAGTGACTGCCTCACTCAGTCAAGATTTAAATTATGAAGGGGTTACCATTACCCAAGATAAGTCGAGTAGCGAAGTCTTTGGTCGTTTTACGCCTGCATATTTGGAAATAATTGGAAATACCCCAGAAATTTCGCACGCATGTGGTAGCTTTACCTATATATATCAGCCTTTTAGCTTCTTATCTGGAACAGAACCTAAGATACAAGCCATTGGGAAGTCTACCTCTTCAAGTGTGACCAGTAATTACCAAATAGATCCATGGTGGCGCTATAAAGACAAAGACTCTTCTGAACAGAACCGATGGTCGGGTCGTAGTTATAGCGATAATAGCAGCATTGCAACGGTTGATGACAGAGATGAACCAGCTCTTTCTGGCACAGTGATGTTTTCGAGTGAACCTGCTGCCTACCTTGCTGGTGCTCAGGTTAATTATTTAAGAACTGCTTCGGCTGTTGCACCATTCAATGCTTTATTTAATTTGAATTTACTTGCCTTAGATGTGACTGATGATGATGGAATTTGTTTCCAATCTGATGCTAATTCGCAATGTATTGGCTTTACCTTTACCGATATTGGTAAAGATAAAAGCATGCAACAACGCTATGGCCGTATGATTCTTGAAAATGGCTATGGACCTGAGTCTGAAAGCCTGCGCTTGCCAATACGAACTGAATATGTGGGCTCAGTAGCCGAGAGTGTTCCGACTTGGGTAGTCAATGATGAGGATCAGTGTTCTATTTATAATACTGCTTCTTCATCGGATAATGGGGAAACGGTAACTACAGGTATGAATATGCAGTTTCCTACAGGCTTCCCATCGATTACGGCGCATAGTAATGATGAACTAACTTTACAAAGCGGCATAATACAAAGTGGTATTAATCAAATATATTTCACTGTTCCAAATGCTACTGGTGTAGTACCACTTAAGCAACATGTTGCACCTTGGCTTAAATGGTATTGGAATTACGATGCCAGTAATGTTAATGGTTTATACGATCCAAGAGCCAGTGCTTTCTTCGGTACTTATCGAGGTCATGACAAGGTGATCTACTGGCGGGAAGTTAACTAA
- the mreC gene encoding rod shape-determining protein MreC encodes MKPIFARGISNQFRLTLAIILSVILIVANGRLDPVRKSISSVLSPLQYVANVPGALLDWSAESLATRNMLAKQNKELLRQQLLMSERLQRFEQLRQENDRLRGLLGSPVHMDSKKVVAEVMEVASDPYHQYVVLNQGARTGVFVGQPVVDAQGVVGQVVQISELTSRVLLISDVTHGIPVRITRNDVRLVVNGTGVLDELELKFVSKSTDIRVGDLLVSSGLGNRFPEGYPVARVMRVIKDDGQSYATVTAQPLAALDRIRYLLLIWPDEPEHGQDHNDIPVQESSDVKPEAKQEVSG; translated from the coding sequence ATGAAGCCCATTTTTGCACGTGGTATTTCAAACCAGTTTAGATTAACACTGGCTATTATTTTGTCGGTGATCCTCATTGTGGCCAACGGCCGGCTCGATCCTGTTCGTAAATCTATCTCTTCTGTTCTAAGCCCACTTCAATACGTTGCTAATGTCCCCGGCGCTCTGCTCGATTGGTCTGCCGAGAGCCTTGCGACTCGCAACATGCTCGCTAAACAAAACAAAGAGCTATTGCGTCAACAGCTACTGATGAGTGAACGCCTGCAGCGTTTCGAACAACTAAGACAGGAAAACGATCGTCTGCGTGGTTTGTTGGGTTCTCCGGTACACATGGATTCCAAGAAAGTGGTTGCCGAGGTGATGGAAGTCGCCAGCGATCCCTATCATCAATATGTTGTGTTAAACCAAGGGGCGAGAACCGGCGTTTTTGTCGGCCAGCCTGTGGTAGATGCACAGGGTGTCGTAGGCCAAGTCGTGCAAATCAGCGAGTTAACCAGTCGAGTGCTGCTTATCTCGGATGTCACTCACGGTATACCTGTGCGTATAACACGTAATGATGTACGTCTGGTGGTGAATGGCACAGGTGTTCTCGATGAGCTTGAACTTAAATTTGTGTCAAAGAGCACAGATATTCGTGTTGGCGATCTGCTGGTGTCCTCTGGGCTAGGTAATCGTTTTCCCGAAGGTTATCCTGTAGCCCGGGTGATGAGAGTGATTAAAGATGATGGCCAGAGTTACGCCACTGTTACGGCTCAACCATTGGCGGCATTAGATCGTATTCGATACCTGCTGCTGATTTGGCCCGATGAACCAGAACACGGCCAAGATCATAATGACATTCCGGTACAAGAATCCAGTGATGTTAAGCCTGAAGCTAAGCAAGAGGTGAGCGGATGA
- the mreD gene encoding rod shape-determining protein MreD, producing the protein MSMHIANGRWVVWLSLLGAMLLQIMPLPDIVEAWRPDWLLLVIIYWAMALPHRYNILSAFALGVMLDILLGAHLGIRALSMSLVVYVVVLHFQRLRNFPMWQQALMISSLVCLHHLVVFWVQFVVSTVTFDENLFLPAISSLIIWPWVFWMLRRLRRLYKVR; encoded by the coding sequence ATGAGCATGCATATAGCCAATGGCCGTTGGGTGGTGTGGTTAAGCCTTCTTGGTGCCATGTTATTACAGATCATGCCCTTGCCGGACATAGTTGAAGCTTGGCGTCCCGACTGGTTATTACTGGTTATCATCTATTGGGCTATGGCGTTACCCCACAGATACAATATTTTATCAGCCTTTGCATTAGGGGTGATGTTAGATATCTTGCTGGGTGCTCACTTAGGTATTCGTGCGCTATCTATGTCATTAGTCGTCTATGTAGTCGTACTTCATTTTCAGCGCTTGCGTAACTTCCCTATGTGGCAGCAGGCCTTGATGATTTCAAGTTTAGTCTGCCTGCATCATCTGGTGGTGTTTTGGGTTCAGTTTGTGGTGTCGACAGTCACATTTGATGAGAACCTGTTTTTACCCGCTATTTCCAGTTTGATTATCTGGCCTTGGGTATTTTGGATGTTACGTCGCTTACGACGTTTATATAAGGTGAGATAG
- a CDS encoding Maf family protein, whose amino-acid sequence MPFSGPLVLASASPRRKEILTQLGFSRADFSFTTLAADIDESHISGETPQVFVSRLAVEKALAGLDLCRVEGAPVVLGSDTIVLLGDKILGKPIDEADALKILSQLSGEVHSVMTAVALTDGNKTVTRLVETKVQFCRLTEQDILAYIATGEPMDKAGAYGIQALGGSFVERIDGSYSAVVGLPMVETRELLQEMNIL is encoded by the coding sequence ATGCCATTTTCCGGTCCACTCGTTTTGGCTTCGGCCTCCCCGCGTAGAAAAGAGATACTGACTCAGTTAGGTTTTTCACGTGCCGACTTTAGTTTTACGACCTTGGCAGCGGATATCGATGAGAGTCATATATCCGGAGAGACGCCTCAAGTGTTCGTGTCTCGTCTGGCAGTAGAAAAGGCTCTTGCCGGGCTGGACTTGTGTCGAGTCGAGGGAGCCCCAGTTGTACTTGGCTCAGATACTATAGTGCTATTAGGCGATAAAATTTTAGGTAAACCAATCGATGAAGCCGATGCCCTGAAGATACTATCCCAGCTATCGGGTGAGGTTCATAGTGTCATGACGGCTGTCGCTTTAACGGATGGGAACAAGACAGTGACGCGCCTCGTTGAGACCAAGGTACAATTTTGCCGGTTAACCGAGCAGGATATTTTGGCCTATATAGCTACTGGCGAACCCATGGATAAAGCCGGAGCCTATGGTATTCAAGCGTTAGGTGGCAGCTTTGTCGAGCGCATTGATGGCAGTTATTCTGCTGTAGTGGGCTTGCCCATGGTAGAGACCCGGGAACTATTACAAGAGATGAACATTTTATAA
- the rng gene encoding ribonuclease G, whose amino-acid sequence MSRIVKNRVQRKIGSELLINVTPTEARVALVEHGVLQEVHIERRMKRGLVGNIYKGKVSRVLPGMQAAFVDIGLDKAAFLHASDIVPHTECVADVEKGNFVVRDIAQLVRQGQDIMVQVVKDPLGTKGARLTTDITLPSRYLVFMPGSSHIGVSQRIESEEVRARLKGLTQPFVDEDGGFIIRTAAESAGEQELVQDAAFLRRVWAKVSERRKRPGVSLLYQDLALPVRIVRDFVGTELDQIQVDSSKTFDELQTFTQEFMPEIADKIEHYSGPVPIFDLYDVENEVQRALGRKVELKSGGYLIIDQTEAMTTVDINTGAFVGHRNLEDTIFNTNLEATQAIARQLRLRNLGGIIIIDFIDMLDAEHQKRVLNSLELALSLDRVKTNISGFSGLGLVEMTRKRTRESLEHVLCGECPVCLGTGSLKTVETVSYEIFREIIRLNRSYDADEFLVYCSPAVHGSLTGEESHLVAELGVYIGKQVKLKNEPMYAQNKFDVVIM is encoded by the coding sequence ATGAGTCGCATAGTCAAAAACAGAGTACAGAGAAAGATTGGTTCTGAACTATTGATCAATGTGACTCCCACGGAAGCCAGAGTCGCCTTGGTTGAACATGGTGTGTTGCAGGAAGTCCATATAGAGAGGCGGATGAAGCGTGGCCTAGTGGGCAATATTTACAAGGGCAAGGTGAGTCGTGTCTTACCGGGAATGCAGGCGGCATTTGTGGATATCGGCCTGGATAAGGCGGCCTTCTTACATGCCTCTGATATCGTACCCCACACCGAGTGTGTTGCCGATGTAGAGAAGGGTAACTTTGTGGTACGCGATATCGCTCAGCTGGTCAGGCAAGGGCAAGATATCATGGTACAAGTGGTGAAAGACCCCTTAGGTACCAAAGGTGCTCGCCTGACTACGGATATTACCTTACCCTCTCGCTACCTGGTGTTTATGCCTGGGTCGAGTCATATCGGGGTTTCTCAGCGTATCGAGTCTGAAGAGGTTCGTGCTCGTTTGAAAGGCTTAACTCAGCCTTTCGTCGATGAAGATGGCGGCTTTATCATTCGCACCGCGGCAGAGAGTGCCGGTGAGCAAGAGTTAGTCCAGGATGCCGCATTTCTTCGTCGTGTGTGGGCGAAAGTCAGTGAACGACGTAAGCGTCCGGGTGTGTCTCTGTTGTATCAAGATCTGGCACTGCCTGTACGCATCGTTCGTGATTTTGTCGGTACCGAGCTGGATCAGATCCAGGTTGATTCAAGCAAGACCTTCGATGAGCTACAGACATTCACCCAAGAGTTTATGCCTGAGATTGCCGACAAGATTGAGCATTATTCAGGCCCTGTACCTATTTTCGATCTCTATGATGTTGAAAACGAAGTGCAGAGAGCATTGGGGAGAAAAGTTGAGTTGAAATCGGGTGGCTACCTGATCATAGATCAGACCGAAGCCATGACGACGGTGGATATCAACACAGGTGCTTTCGTCGGCCATCGCAATCTCGAAGATACCATCTTCAATACCAACCTCGAAGCGACTCAAGCCATTGCACGTCAGTTGAGGCTGCGTAATCTTGGCGGCATCATCATCATAGATTTTATCGACATGTTGGATGCTGAGCATCAAAAACGTGTGCTTAATAGCCTGGAACTGGCACTATCTCTGGATAGGGTTAAAACTAATATTAGTGGTTTCTCCGGTTTAGGTTTAGTGGAGATGACTCGTAAACGTACTCGAGAGAGTTTAGAGCATGTTTTATGTGGAGAGTGCCCAGTGTGTCTAGGTACGGGTAGCTTGAAGACGGTTGAGACTGTGTCTTATGAGATCTTCAGAGAGATCATCAGGCTCAACCGCAGCTATGATGCAGATGAGTTTTTAGTGTACTGCTCGCCTGCGGTTCATGGCAGTTTGACGGGTGAAGAGAGCCATCTAGTCGCCGAGCTCGGCGTCTATATTGGTAAACAAGTTAAGCTTAAAAATGAGCCCATGTATGCTCAAAATAAGTTCGATGTGGTAATAATGTAG